In Acidianus brierleyi, one genomic interval encodes:
- a CDS encoding SAM-dependent methyltransferase, with product MIKVVGIGAGGKTLTLEAIEAIKKAEVIIGYSRYIEMIRGYIENAEIISSNVNEIGQRIDDSLKFSNKNTIVISSGDPMIYGMGSRLFKYNVEIIPGVTAASLASSVAKVPLDDFVTISLSTYSRSLKEIENKLINAINGNFTLVIYNINPVARKESALLAENTLKKYAIDWDYYMVYNARRANQRLIHGKINSLDIKNANMDTILMVKKW from the coding sequence ATGATAAAAGTCGTAGGCATTGGAGCTGGAGGTAAAACATTAACATTAGAAGCTATTGAAGCAATCAAAAAAGCGGAGGTTATAATAGGCTATTCAAGATACATAGAAATGATAAGAGGTTATATAGAGAACGCAGAAATAATTTCGTCTAATGTGAATGAGATAGGACAGAGAATAGATGACTCTCTAAAGTTTAGCAATAAAAATACTATTGTTATAAGTTCGGGTGATCCGATGATATACGGTATGGGATCTAGATTATTCAAGTATAATGTAGAAATAATTCCTGGTGTAACTGCTGCATCATTGGCTAGTAGCGTAGCTAAGGTTCCCTTAGATGATTTTGTAACTATTAGTTTAAGCACGTACAGTAGAAGTCTTAAGGAAATAGAAAATAAACTAATAAATGCAATAAACGGTAATTTTACGTTAGTAATATATAATATAAATCCCGTTGCTAGAAAAGAATCTGCCTTATTAGCAGAAAATACTCTCAAGAAATATGCCATAGATTGGGACTATTATATGGTCTATAATGCCAGACGTGCTAACCAAAGGCTAATTCATGGTAAAATAAATAGCCTAGATATTAAAAATGCTAATATGGATACTATTTTAATGGTGAAAAAATGGTAA
- a CDS encoding 4-hydroxybenzoate octaprenyltransferase, which translates to MTWDPGGARGGKGKLYLIMRFLRMEQTLFSLPMAYLGAFIAIRRVPSIYILVLIFSALFFLRIAGMTNDNLADRFIDSKNPRTRSRPLVTGAISVTEARILIIIGLLGFFISAYLVNIWAFILSPIVALIVMTYPYMKRFTALANYHLASIQGLAIFSGAVAAAGVYYNSLLRVLEAVPWYFVIATIFWAVGFDLYNHIPDMEFDKQMGLHSFAVVLGNSALQFAGINQLLSVTIDFVADFSYGLGFLSYISTIAHGLIMAYAYYLATRSKFGSAFYYNIYSSIVLGLGIDIDIIMGIPKL; encoded by the coding sequence GTGACTTGGGATCCAGGAGGAGCAAGAGGAGGTAAAGGTAAACTTTATCTTATTATGAGATTCTTAAGAATGGAACAAACTTTATTTAGCCTTCCTATGGCTTACTTAGGTGCTTTTATAGCTATACGAAGAGTTCCTTCCATTTATATTCTAGTTTTAATATTTTCTGCATTGTTTTTTTTACGTATTGCGGGAATGACAAATGATAATTTAGCTGACAGATTTATAGATTCTAAAAATCCAAGAACTAGATCTAGGCCATTAGTTACTGGAGCTATAAGTGTAACTGAGGCTAGAATCTTAATAATAATAGGTTTACTTGGTTTCTTTATTTCTGCATATCTTGTAAATATATGGGCTTTCATTTTATCTCCAATAGTAGCCCTAATAGTCATGACATATCCCTATATGAAAAGATTTACAGCGCTTGCTAACTATCACTTAGCATCAATACAAGGCCTCGCAATATTTAGTGGTGCAGTAGCTGCTGCAGGAGTATATTACAATTCGTTATTAAGAGTATTAGAAGCCGTACCATGGTATTTTGTTATAGCTACTATATTTTGGGCTGTTGGTTTTGATTTATATAATCATATTCCAGACATGGAATTTGATAAACAAATGGGTTTACATAGTTTTGCGGTCGTACTTGGAAATTCTGCATTACAGTTTGCTGGAATAAATCAATTATTGTCTGTAACTATTGATTTTGTTGCAGATTTTTCATATGGATTAGGATTTTTATCATATATATCTACAATAGCCCATGGATTAATAATGGCCTATGCGTATTATTTAGCAACAAGAAGCAAGTTTGGAAGTGCGTTCTATTACAATATATATTCTTCCATAGTTTTGGGCTTAGGTATAGATATTGATATTATAATGGGTATACCTAAGCTCTAG
- the cimA gene encoding citramalate synthase codes for MDKKLVKVLDTTLRDGSQTASISFTLNDKIRIALYLDKIGIDFIEGGWPSSNPKDYEFFRKIKEYSLRSKVAAFGSTRRKDTKAEKDPTLNSILESDVDTAVIFGKSWILHVTDVLRVSKEDNLNLITESIEYLKQHGLYVIFDAEHFYQGFLDSADYAMQVIKAAEEAKADVIALADTNGGTTPDKIYDITSYVVKQTNVEIGLHMHNDIGCGVANTLMGVLAGARHVQGTINGIGERTGNADLIQIIPTLVLKFGFKVLKDINSLKELKPLSRLVYELSGVSPNPFQPYVGDNAFAHKAGVHADAVIKNHRAYEHVDPESVGNSRKILISEVAGSANLVNYLERLGINIDKKDPRLKSILQKIKDLENHGYSFDIAPASAALIALKDLGLYEKVFDVEYWKVINENGLALALVKVNSYLEASEGVGPVNAIDLAIRKALQNIFPDISKIKLIDYRVVLPGEIKNTESVVRVTIEFTDGEKQWKTIGVSRSVIEASIEALVSGFDYYIQISKKLKPLVV; via the coding sequence GTGGACAAGAAATTAGTTAAGGTTTTGGATACTACATTAAGAGATGGATCTCAAACAGCCTCCATATCTTTTACTTTAAACGATAAAATAAGAATAGCTCTATACTTAGATAAAATAGGTATAGATTTTATAGAAGGCGGATGGCCTAGTTCTAATCCTAAAGATTATGAGTTTTTTAGGAAGATAAAGGAATACTCATTAAGATCCAAAGTAGCCGCATTTGGAAGTACTAGAAGGAAAGATACTAAAGCTGAAAAGGATCCTACTCTAAACTCTATTTTAGAATCCGATGTTGATACTGCAGTTATTTTCGGAAAATCATGGATCTTACATGTAACAGATGTTTTAAGAGTATCTAAAGAAGATAATCTTAATCTAATAACTGAAAGTATAGAATATTTAAAGCAACATGGACTTTACGTTATATTTGATGCAGAGCATTTCTATCAAGGATTTTTGGATAGCGCAGACTATGCTATGCAAGTAATTAAAGCTGCTGAAGAAGCTAAAGCAGATGTTATAGCACTAGCAGATACCAACGGTGGAACAACACCAGATAAAATATATGATATAACTAGTTACGTTGTAAAGCAGACTAACGTTGAAATTGGTTTGCATATGCATAATGATATTGGGTGCGGTGTGGCAAATACTTTAATGGGTGTTCTAGCTGGTGCTCGTCATGTTCAAGGTACTATAAACGGTATAGGCGAAAGAACTGGAAATGCTGACCTAATTCAGATAATACCTACATTAGTTTTAAAATTTGGGTTTAAGGTATTAAAGGACATAAATAGTTTAAAAGAACTTAAACCATTATCTAGACTAGTCTATGAGTTGTCAGGAGTTAGTCCTAATCCTTTTCAACCATATGTTGGAGATAATGCATTTGCTCATAAGGCTGGAGTTCATGCCGATGCTGTAATTAAAAATCATAGAGCTTACGAGCATGTAGATCCAGAAAGTGTAGGAAACTCTAGAAAAATACTCATATCAGAAGTAGCTGGTTCTGCTAATCTTGTAAACTATCTTGAGAGATTAGGTATAAATATTGATAAAAAAGATCCTAGGCTGAAATCTATACTGCAAAAAATAAAAGATCTAGAAAATCATGGATATAGTTTTGATATAGCGCCAGCTTCTGCTGCGCTTATAGCTTTAAAAGATTTAGGACTTTATGAGAAAGTATTTGATGTAGAGTATTGGAAAGTTATTAATGAGAATGGGCTTGCACTAGCATTAGTTAAGGTAAATTCATATTTGGAAGCTTCAGAAGGAGTAGGTCCAGTAAATGCTATTGACCTTGCTATAAGGAAGGCTCTTCAGAATATTTTCCCTGACATATCGAAAATAAAGCTAATAGATTATAGGGTTGTGTTACCAGGAGAGATAAAAAATACTGAAAGTGTGGTTAGGGTAACAATCGAATTTACAGACGGAGAAAAACAATGGAAAACTATAGGTGTTTCGAGAAGTGTAATAGAAGCATCAATAGAGGCATTAGTGAGTGGGTTCGACTATTATATTCAAATTAGCAAGAAATTAAAACCATTAGTGGTTTAG
- a CDS encoding A24 family peptidase, whose translation MLVHVSILDVKYREIDTKIWLFYSPLVLFFIYNIKFLNIYLFLYSFIVTILILYFFYRLSFMGGADLFVMIILGLVDSSVHPLFYSFFSIIGMEPIIIMLFASLLVFMFVIINFIRYYKYTVGLSISKRILLSISGKRMKIKDFINSKFLFPLSVIDDKGNESLRTSFSVDEDDREWRDKYTKLVLNNIINEDKVIWVAYGIPVLPFILFGYIVSLIIGIPI comes from the coding sequence ATGCTAGTCCACGTATCTATATTGGACGTTAAATATCGTGAGATAGATACAAAAATTTGGTTATTTTACTCACCTTTAGTTCTCTTTTTTATTTATAATATAAAATTCTTAAATATTTACTTATTTTTATACTCCTTTATAGTAACTATTCTAATATTATATTTTTTCTATAGATTATCTTTTATGGGGGGCGCAGATTTATTTGTGATGATCATTTTAGGTCTAGTTGACTCAAGTGTTCATCCATTATTTTATTCTTTCTTCTCTATAATAGGAATGGAACCTATAATTATAATGCTTTTTGCGTCTCTTCTTGTTTTTATGTTTGTTATAATAAATTTTATAAGATACTATAAATACACAGTAGGTTTATCGATATCTAAAAGGATATTATTATCCATTTCAGGTAAAAGAATGAAAATAAAGGATTTTATTAATTCTAAGTTTTTATTTCCATTATCAGTAATTGATGATAAAGGTAATGAAAGTTTGAGAACAAGTTTCTCAGTAGACGAAGATGATCGTGAATGGAGAGATAAATATACTAAACTTGTATTAAACAATATCATTAATGAAGATAAAGTGATATGGGTTGCGTACGGAATTCCTGTTTTACCATTTATTTTATTTGGATATATCGTAAGTCTAATTATTGGGATACCGATTTAA
- a CDS encoding ABC transporter substrate-binding protein: protein MVKIYNEILDEYLEIPRPVKKIISLDPASTETIFFLGYGEKIIGTDAFSYRPEEAKKIPKIGSYTHVKMEFLETQKPDIIFTTMGAQKDLTKLLLNNGYNVYPIGVASSVSKILNNIIIIGEVLGIYEKSRELYLNLLKIIAENISSPKINVYLEFDLGGPITAGFPTHVSDAIRIAGGKNIFDKFENAYFEPNPADIIEGNPDIVIYEPKRFSEYEKERFLRSLENRGLGNLISKKIFYTKGDFLAHQGPSFISDGIPWLKSIFSS from the coding sequence ATGGTAAAGATATATAACGAGATACTAGATGAATACTTGGAAATACCTAGGCCAGTCAAAAAAATAATTAGTCTAGATCCAGCCTCTACTGAAACTATCTTTTTCCTAGGATATGGCGAAAAGATAATAGGTACTGACGCATTTAGTTACAGACCTGAGGAAGCTAAGAAGATACCTAAAATAGGTAGCTATACTCATGTTAAAATGGAATTTTTAGAAACTCAAAAACCTGATATAATTTTTACAACTATGGGAGCACAAAAAGATTTGACTAAACTGTTGTTAAATAATGGATATAACGTTTATCCTATTGGTGTTGCATCAAGTGTTAGCAAAATTCTTAATAATATAATTATAATAGGTGAAGTTTTAGGGATATATGAGAAATCACGGGAACTTTACTTAAATCTATTAAAAATCATTGCAGAAAATATATCTTCACCTAAAATAAATGTTTATCTAGAATTTGATCTAGGAGGTCCGATAACTGCAGGTTTTCCTACGCATGTAAGTGATGCAATAAGAATAGCCGGTGGTAAAAATATATTTGATAAATTTGAAAACGCATATTTTGAACCTAATCCGGCAGATATCATTGAAGGAAATCCAGACATTGTAATTTATGAACCTAAGCGGTTTAGTGAGTATGAGAAGGAAAGATTTCTTAGGTCTCTCGAAAATAGAGGTCTTGGAAATCTTATTTCTAAAAAAATATTCTATACGAAAGGTGACTTTCTAGCTCATCAAGGTCCAAGTTTCATTTCAGATGGTATACCGTGGCTTAAATCTATTTTCTCCTCCTAG
- a CDS encoding cobalamin biosynthesis protein, producing the protein MYVSKVKIIANKQNNIAKELSKDLEELGYFIVDKNPDAIIYFYPIGITIRKIAKNLKNKEKDPVIISITDDGGYVIPLIKEHWGGSFLGGIIADLLGSQLVLTSRTAQLGLYSVEEFAWVNGLDIVNKNRLLEMEKKLIEERKLNVFSEAVKLCKLEGYNVIDDCKDADIVVGLDCKDSGKLVMRPYSIAMAIGYTSSAPKESIYYSIKSTLKSIYISETRLDFILVPEIKKEDQKIKEIAKSLGSTIIYVPIEELRNKTQSTPSQVARKYFNIEGVCEPSLEFLGSKIILKRTKRAYGVVTCLGIK; encoded by the coding sequence TTGTATGTTTCTAAAGTTAAGATAATAGCTAATAAACAGAATAATATAGCAAAAGAACTATCGAAGGATTTAGAAGAATTAGGCTATTTTATTGTAGATAAAAATCCTGATGCAATAATATATTTTTATCCTATAGGAATAACTATAAGAAAAATTGCGAAAAATCTCAAAAATAAGGAGAAAGATCCAGTTATTATTTCAATAACTGATGATGGAGGTTATGTTATACCTTTAATAAAGGAACATTGGGGAGGATCCTTTTTGGGTGGAATAATAGCTGATTTATTAGGATCTCAGTTAGTATTAACTTCTAGAACAGCTCAATTAGGATTATACAGTGTAGAAGAATTTGCATGGGTAAATGGATTAGATATTGTCAATAAAAATAGACTTCTTGAAATGGAGAAAAAGTTAATAGAGGAAAGAAAGTTAAATGTGTTCTCTGAAGCTGTAAAACTTTGTAAATTAGAAGGATACAACGTTATAGATGATTGTAAAGACGCGGATATTGTAGTTGGTTTAGATTGTAAAGACTCTGGAAAATTAGTGATGAGACCTTACTCTATTGCTATGGCAATAGGATATACTTCTTCTGCTCCCAAAGAGTCTATCTATTATTCAATAAAGTCTACTCTTAAATCAATATACATTTCTGAAACTCGTCTTGATTTTATTTTAGTTCCAGAAATAAAGAAAGAGGATCAAAAAATAAAGGAAATAGCAAAATCTTTAGGTTCTACAATAATTTATGTACCTATTGAAGAATTACGAAATAAAACTCAGTCTACTCCTTCTCAAGTTGCTAGAAAATATTTTAATATTGAAGGAGTCTGTGAGCCTTCTCTAGAGTTTTTAGGAAGCAAAATAATTCTAAAGAGAACTAAAAGAGCTTATGGAGTAGTTACATGTTTGGGGATAAAATGA
- a CDS encoding VWA domain-containing protein: MVERNILPFSAIVGQERLKKALLIIAINPSIGGLLIKGPKGVAKSTAVRALANLLPEIDVVADCPFSCDPYDNNKMCENCKRRLLAGEKLPTKKRKMRIVDLPVSATLDRVVGSLDIKKAIEDGIRSLQPGLLAEANRGILYIDEVNLLNDDIVNAILDSAASKVNVVEREGVSVSHPADFILIGTMNPEEGELRPQLLDRFGISVEAESPKSEDELIEIANRVEEFEKDPENFKKRFLNNEKEIEIKIITARRLLPEVDISEKLLKIIANVVLRYSLSNRAMIAAVKVSKTIAAMEGRKEVNLKDVKEALELVLPHRLKNEPLNQGLNNTPNINEIINNLDKEDNQKGNENEKTENKENGNENKENNELDKENIKINFDTKNINSEKSGKSGVSKSYGYLDNHEGTILDFHSTIVNMALNKRRKIAEDDIVLRDNLGKGSLPILILLDTSKSMNFNKRINIATRISHSLLANAYKLRSKVGLITFSGTASQYIIPFSKNFDKFNKILSNTRPFGKTPLSHALLNAFNILRKESKYATPITFIITDGKANVSISGNIKHELECLSYKLGKISKVIIIDTNYSEFLPSYNKLIAEKSNGILLNINDSIRFLNIRIT; the protein is encoded by the coding sequence ATGGTAGAAAGAAACATTTTACCTTTCTCTGCAATAGTAGGACAAGAAAGGTTAAAAAAGGCTCTATTAATAATAGCTATAAATCCGTCTATAGGAGGACTCCTAATAAAAGGACCTAAAGGAGTTGCTAAGTCTACTGCTGTACGAGCCTTAGCGAATTTATTGCCTGAAATAGATGTTGTTGCAGACTGTCCATTTAGCTGCGATCCTTACGATAATAATAAGATGTGTGAAAACTGCAAAAGAAGATTGTTAGCTGGAGAAAAGCTTCCCACCAAAAAAAGGAAGATGAGAATTGTTGACCTACCAGTAAGCGCTACTCTGGATAGAGTAGTAGGAAGCTTAGATATTAAAAAGGCTATAGAGGACGGAATAAGGTCATTGCAACCAGGTTTGTTAGCTGAAGCAAATAGGGGAATTCTATATATAGACGAAGTTAACTTACTTAATGATGATATTGTTAACGCTATACTAGATTCTGCAGCATCAAAAGTTAATGTAGTAGAAAGGGAAGGAGTATCAGTATCTCATCCGGCCGATTTCATATTAATAGGAACAATGAATCCAGAAGAAGGAGAATTAAGACCGCAATTATTAGATAGATTTGGAATTTCAGTTGAAGCAGAATCTCCAAAATCTGAAGATGAATTAATAGAAATAGCTAATAGAGTAGAAGAATTTGAAAAAGATCCAGAAAACTTCAAAAAAAGATTTTTAAATAACGAAAAAGAAATAGAAATAAAGATTATCACTGCTAGGAGATTATTACCGGAAGTTGATATTTCTGAAAAATTATTGAAAATCATAGCTAACGTGGTATTAAGATACTCGTTAAGTAATAGAGCTATGATAGCTGCTGTTAAAGTCTCTAAAACTATTGCGGCAATGGAAGGAAGAAAGGAAGTTAATCTGAAAGACGTAAAAGAAGCTTTAGAACTAGTATTGCCACATAGATTAAAAAATGAACCGTTAAATCAAGGTCTAAATAATACACCTAACATAAATGAGATAATAAATAACTTAGATAAAGAAGATAATCAAAAAGGAAATGAAAACGAAAAAACTGAGAATAAAGAGAATGGAAATGAAAATAAAGAGAATAACGAGTTAGATAAAGAGAACATAAAAATTAATTTTGATACTAAAAATATTAATAGCGAAAAAAGTGGAAAAAGCGGAGTTTCAAAATCTTATGGATACCTAGATAATCATGAAGGTACTATACTAGATTTTCATTCTACAATAGTAAATATGGCATTAAATAAAAGAAGAAAAATAGCAGAAGACGATATAGTGCTCAGAGATAACTTAGGCAAAGGTTCGTTGCCTATATTAATTTTACTCGATACTAGTAAATCCATGAATTTTAATAAGCGAATAAATATAGCTACACGGATATCTCATTCACTTTTAGCTAATGCTTACAAATTAAGAAGTAAAGTAGGTTTAATAACATTTTCTGGTACAGCGTCTCAATATATAATTCCATTTTCAAAGAATTTTGACAAATTCAATAAGATTCTCTCTAATACAAGACCATTTGGTAAAACTCCACTGAGTCATGCTTTATTAAATGCTTTCAATATTCTAAGAAAGGAGAGCAAATATGCTACACCGATAACATTTATAATCACTGATGGAAAAGCTAACGTGAGTATTTCCGGAAATATAAAGCATGAACTAGAATGTTTAAGCTATAAACTGGGAAAAATCTCAAAAGTAATTATTATAGACACTAATTATTCAGAATTCTTACCTAGCTATAATAAGCTCATTGCAGAAAAATCTAATGGGATTTTATTGAATATTAATGATAGTATAAGGTTTCTTAACATAAGAATAACATAA
- a CDS encoding cobaltochelatase subunit CobN, with protein MKISVLIGWNGSVIRTFIEEAKKTGIELSIKYPRLDPIDEDFIQDLKKSDAIFIHHFSSEQLYSEIIDKIHEILEGKEIVAVIDPVLSKYNKLDPISTKKVIEYYNFGGTDNIRNLMLFLLSFKYNIKYEDPTPLPFSGIYTKDHVYLDLNKYLSNFSNPNLKKVGILFYRSEWVDNDLEIVNKIIDKLSMKNIIPIPVFVQGFGDKSKNIDSNEDAISKYFMLNGKPVVDAVISLLSFSLIKDKDNGILKKLNVPIFQGIINYFKSEKEWNESTGVDNISTIMSVTIPEMDGTTQPIIVGTIEIQQLGKYRFRKLNGIDNQIDYLIERVYRWINLKYKPNSDKKIAIILHSASAYKDLEANIGTATGLDTLQTTVEIINELRKRGYRCIPPKDGEDLINRIIGRKAIPETKYTSLEEILSKKGDAGYITFQEYEKFFSSLPELSKKLVINTWGEIKHGERNYMFDGTKFIIPGIFFGNIFVGVQPKRVTWQDDENAIRLTHNSDLPVHHFWLAFYKWINDNFDAVIHVGTHGTLEFTPGKSVGLSPSCFPQISIGTIPHLYIYAVNVPGEGITAKRRSYAILIDHLSPPTSDDIPEDARKLEDLIEEYEESERAQNKSRQKLVLEQIKELSNSVGIKIDFSDPDKATHEIEHKLNIFKDSSISKGLHILGDLPNEEDIAEYVISTTRFEEDSLVNKVGREKAKQLIIEAMHGFYKLPIKENYVITKLIESAHLEKINLINALDGGFIESGPSGSLSRGRYDILPTGRNFYSIDPWKIPTLSAWQIGVILSERLIEDYRKKYRRYPKAIGFVLWSTDIFRSDGELVAQILHTLGVKPKWHPVTKKIIGIEPIPLDQLNRPRIDTIITVSGIVRDNLMNIIELIDEAIDTVKKLDENSQNNYLKEDNFEHIFAAKPGAYGAGTDKAIESSNWKSSDDLANVYLNWMGYSYGKGKNGIRAVEDLIKASSKIDLIVHKREIDEIDILDDSCNYSYIGGFFQVCKKIGKNPELMFEDTFNPKNPRIRIFKDEIERVSILKLLNDEWIESQKKFGYRGATEILKKIEHLYGWGATTGLVNDSIFNKVAEKFIFNDNNRNWFLKENPWALEEITRRLIEAEKRGIWKPKKDTIEKIEDIYTKIEGESEEW; from the coding sequence ATGAAAATTTCTGTTCTAATCGGCTGGAACGGTTCAGTAATCAGAACTTTTATAGAAGAGGCTAAAAAAACTGGAATAGAACTATCGATAAAATATCCAAGATTAGATCCAATTGACGAAGATTTTATACAAGATTTAAAAAAATCTGATGCAATTTTTATACATCATTTTTCGAGTGAACAACTTTATTCGGAAATTATAGATAAAATTCATGAAATTTTAGAAGGAAAGGAAATAGTGGCGGTAATAGATCCTGTATTATCAAAGTACAATAAATTAGATCCAATATCTACTAAAAAAGTTATAGAATATTATAATTTTGGTGGAACGGATAACATCAGAAATCTAATGCTATTTCTATTATCATTTAAATATAATATAAAATATGAGGACCCAACTCCTCTTCCATTTTCTGGAATTTATACAAAAGATCATGTTTATCTCGATTTAAATAAATATCTATCTAATTTTAGTAATCCAAATTTAAAAAAGGTAGGAATATTATTCTATAGATCGGAATGGGTAGATAATGATCTAGAAATAGTGAATAAGATAATTGACAAGTTAAGTATGAAAAATATAATACCTATTCCAGTATTTGTACAAGGCTTTGGAGATAAATCTAAAAATATAGACAGTAACGAAGATGCTATAAGCAAATATTTTATGTTAAATGGAAAACCGGTAGTAGATGCTGTTATAAGTCTACTTTCCTTTTCATTGATAAAAGATAAAGATAATGGAATATTAAAAAAATTAAATGTTCCTATATTTCAAGGTATAATAAACTATTTTAAGTCAGAAAAAGAATGGAACGAATCTACTGGCGTAGATAATATTTCCACTATAATGAGCGTTACTATTCCTGAAATGGATGGAACTACACAGCCTATAATAGTTGGTACTATAGAAATTCAGCAATTAGGAAAGTATAGATTTAGAAAACTTAATGGTATAGATAACCAGATAGACTATTTAATTGAAAGAGTATATAGATGGATTAACTTAAAATATAAACCTAATAGTGATAAAAAGATAGCTATAATACTTCACTCTGCATCTGCATATAAAGATCTTGAAGCTAATATAGGTACTGCTACAGGACTAGATACTCTTCAGACCACTGTAGAAATTATAAACGAATTAAGAAAAAGAGGATATAGATGCATTCCTCCTAAAGATGGAGAAGATCTTATTAATAGAATAATAGGTAGGAAGGCTATTCCAGAAACTAAGTATACTAGCCTAGAAGAAATATTAAGTAAAAAAGGAGACGCTGGCTATATTACGTTTCAGGAATATGAAAAATTCTTCTCTTCTCTCCCAGAACTATCTAAAAAACTTGTAATAAATACTTGGGGAGAAATAAAACATGGAGAAAGAAATTATATGTTTGATGGAACTAAATTTATCATCCCCGGAATATTTTTTGGAAATATTTTTGTAGGAGTTCAACCAAAGAGAGTTACATGGCAAGATGACGAAAATGCAATAAGGTTAACTCATAATTCTGACTTACCTGTACATCATTTCTGGTTAGCCTTCTATAAATGGATTAATGATAATTTTGATGCCGTAATTCATGTTGGAACTCATGGGACTTTAGAGTTCACACCAGGAAAAAGTGTAGGATTATCTCCTTCATGTTTTCCGCAAATTTCCATAGGAACAATACCACACTTATATATCTATGCGGTTAACGTTCCTGGAGAAGGAATAACAGCAAAAAGAAGAAGCTATGCTATACTAATAGATCACCTTTCTCCTCCTACTTCTGATGATATACCGGAAGATGCTAGAAAATTAGAAGATTTGATTGAAGAATATGAAGAGTCAGAAAGAGCACAAAATAAATCAAGACAAAAACTAGTTTTAGAACAGATAAAGGAATTAAGTAATAGCGTGGGCATAAAAATAGATTTCTCTGATCCAGATAAAGCTACTCATGAAATAGAACATAAACTCAATATATTTAAAGACTCAAGTATTTCAAAAGGTTTACATATCCTAGGCGATTTACCCAATGAAGAGGATATTGCAGAATACGTAATATCTACAACAAGATTTGAAGAAGATTCATTAGTAAATAAGGTAGGAAGGGAAAAAGCCAAACAATTAATAATAGAGGCAATGCATGGGTTTTATAAGTTGCCAATTAAAGAAAATTATGTAATTACTAAACTAATAGAATCAGCACATTTGGAGAAAATAAATCTAATTAATGCTTTAGATGGGGGATTTATTGAATCTGGACCTTCAGGATCACTATCTAGAGGAAGATATGATATTTTGCCTACTGGTAGAAATTTTTACTCTATAGATCCGTGGAAAATACCTACCTTATCTGCGTGGCAAATAGGAGTAATACTATCTGAAAGACTCATTGAAGACTATAGAAAAAAATACAGAAGATATCCTAAAGCCATAGGCTTCGTATTATGGTCTACTGATATTTTTAGGTCTGATGGAGAATTGGTAGCACAGATTCTTCATACATTAGGTGTAAAACCAAAATGGCATCCAGTAACTAAAAAGATTATAGGAATAGAACCTATACCATTAGATCAGCTAAATAGACCAAGGATAGACACTATAATAACAGTTAGCGGTATAGTTAGAGATAATTTAATGAATATTATAGAATTAATAGACGAAGCTATAGATACTGTAAAAAAATTAGACGAAAATTCCCAGAACAATTATCTCAAAGAAGACAATTTTGAGCATATTTTCGCTGCCAAACCTGGAGCTTATGGAGCAGGTACAGATAAGGCTATAGAATCATCTAACTGGAAATCTTCAGACGATCTAGCTAATGTATATCTAAACTGGATGGGATACTCTTATGGTAAAGGTAAAAACGGAATAAGAGCAGTAGAAGACTTAATAAAAGCTTCCAGTAAAATAGATCTCATAGTACATAAAAGAGAAATAGATGAAATAGATATCTTAGACGATAGTTGTAATTATAGCTATATAGGAGGATTTTTCCAAGTATGTAAAAAAATAGGTAAAAATCCAGAGCTTATGTTTGAAGATACATTTAATCCTAAAAATCCTAGAATTAGAATTTTTAAGGACGAGATTGAGAGAGTGAGCATTTTAAAGTTGCTTAATGATGAATGGATAGAATCGCAGAAAAAATTTGGATATAGAGGAGCTACAGAAATCTTAAAGAAAATAGAACACCTTTACGGATGGGGAGCTACTACAGGTTTAGTAAATGATTCTATATTTAATAAAGTAGCAGAAAAATTTATTTTTAACGATAATAATAGAAATTGGTTTTTAAAGGAAAATCCTTGGGCTCTAGAGGAAATAACAAGAAGACTAATAGAAGCCGAAAAAAGAGGTATATGGAAACCAAAGAAAGACACAATAGAAAAAATAGAAGATATATATACTAAAATAGAAGGTGAATCTGAGGAATGGTAG